The Pseudomonas sp. B21-023 genomic interval GACCGCATCATCGAGCTGTGCATCGCCCTTGAGGCCGACTTCGTGGAGCTGGCCACCTGCCAGTTCTACGGCTGGGCGCACCTCAACCGCCTTGGCCTGCTGCCGACCCGCGCCCAGCTGGAAACGGCCGAGCGCATCACCAATGAGTACCGCGACAAGCTCAAGGCCGAAGGCAGCCCGTGCAAGCTGATCTTCGTCACCCCCGACTACTACGAAGAGCGCCCCAAGGCCTGCATGAATGGCTGGGGCAGCCTGTTCCTGACCATCACCCCGGACGGCACCGCCCTGCCCTGCCATGGCGCGCGCCAGCTGCCGGTGCAGTTCCCCAATGTGCGCGACCATGACCTGCGCCACATCTGGTACGACTCGTTCGGCTTCAACCGCTTCCGAGGCTATGACTGGATGCCCGAGCCGTGCCGCTCGTGCGACGAAAAGGAAAAGGACTTCGGCGGCTGCCGCTGCCAGGCCTTCATGCTCACTGGCGATGCCAGCAAGGCCGACCCGGTGTGCGCCAAGTCACCGGACCACGGCATCATCCTCAAGGCCCGCGAGGAAGCCGAGCACGCCACGTTGGAGATTGAACAGA includes:
- the pqqE gene encoding pyrroloquinoline quinone biosynthesis protein PqqE — translated: MPNTGSPSPEVPVGLPLWLLAELTYRCPLQCPYCSNPLDFAEQGKELSTEQWFKVMAEAREMGAAQIGFSGGEPLVRQDLAELIAEARRLGYYTNLITSGIGLTEQKIAAFKQAGLDHIQISFQASDEQVNNLLAGSKKAFAQKLEMARAVKAHGYPMVLNFVTHRHNIDRIDRIIELCIALEADFVELATCQFYGWAHLNRLGLLPTRAQLETAERITNEYRDKLKAEGSPCKLIFVTPDYYEERPKACMNGWGSLFLTITPDGTALPCHGARQLPVQFPNVRDHDLRHIWYDSFGFNRFRGYDWMPEPCRSCDEKEKDFGGCRCQAFMLTGDASKADPVCAKSPDHGIILKAREEAEHATLEIEQMTFRNERNSHVIARG